One genomic segment of Centropristis striata isolate RG_2023a ecotype Rhode Island chromosome 13, C.striata_1.0, whole genome shotgun sequence includes these proteins:
- the LOC131983110 gene encoding NACHT, LRR and PYD domains-containing protein 12-like, protein MASQVELLLRVLQDLGNEEFKHFQWLLKQADIVEGFPAIPKSRLEEANRHDTVDQIVQIYSLPGALQITVEVLKKINRNDLVEHFSESVSAFNEDATDVGETPENIQQAQAAPHPPKPGAQAEDLLVLRPTPPRSITSYQCMLQSNLQNKFMCIPEGSSKMKDKKLLDDIYTELFIIDGYDVDVNMQHEVRHIEMVSRKPEEMARSIQHNNIFKHPSGENTPVRTVLTSGIAGIGKTFLVYKFILDWAEGRANQDVHLTFPFNFRQLNLLKGRKFRFAELIHKCIKETKDIEEEALNYIFTKLQASGNTNYDKSKFKLLFVLDGLDESRLQLDFSDEEEHSIDEPLLVNDLLAHLIQGKLLPSARLWITTRPAAANQIPPECVDIVTEVRGFTDPQKEEYFRKRFRDEEQAGRIISHIRKSQTLHVMCRIPVFCWITASVLKQIAGEDERKEIPQTLTEMYTKFLVFQIKQTALKYDTNWNTKIIKSLAKLAFHQLQSGNLIFYETDLNNSGIHLNEASVYSGVFTQIFKEDDGLNENKMFCFVHLSIHEFLAAVFVVLSLLNDKKDVLGKPQTLFQHLKMFFRKASGTEICMKAVDKALQSKNGHLDLFLRFLLGLSLKSNCDLLQGLLKQTDSSTETNQKLVKYIKKMIRENPSPERCINLFHCLGELKDSSLVDEVQCYLRTGSLSTASLSPAQWSALVFILLSSEKDLDVFDLKKYSKSEAVLMRMLPLVKASTTALLDQCELSHLSCEALASVLSLRSSSLTELDMSNNSLQDLGMKLLCRGLQSPNCGLENLKLSSCDITEGGCASLASTLSSEAHCHNVGQYCSLRKLELSNNNLQDAGLKWVCVGLENPHCRLETLSLRWCNLSKRDCEHLASVLRSKSSSLKKLDLSSNDLQDSGVSLLSYGLGSLNCGLETLRLSGCQVTGEGCASLASALSSNPSHLRELDLSYNHPGDSGVQLLSARLEDPQWRLETLCVDHCGEFRILPGHRKYACELTLDLNTAQKKLHLSNGGRQVTNVRKEQPYPNHPERFEYRYQVLCTEGVTGCCYWEVEWKGPTYIGVTYRGIHRKGREDNSLLGWNDKSWCLDCNKNTAWHNGKATVTSPTSSLRSNRVAVYVDYPAGSLSFYRVSSDTLIHLCTFNTTFTEPLYPALMVLGTYSFALLC, encoded by the exons ATGGCGTCACAAGTGGAGCTCCTCCTCAGAGTTCTgcaggacttgggaaatgaggAGTTCAAGCACTTCCAGTGGCTCCTGAAGCAGGCTGACATTGTAGAAGGCTTCCCGGCTATTCCAAAGAGCCGGCTGGAGGAGGCCAACAGGCATGACACTGTGGATCAGATAGTGCAAATCTACAGCCTTCCTGGTGCTCTGCAGATCACAGTGGAAGTTCTGAAGAAGATCAACAGGAATGATTTAGTGGAGCATTTTTCTGAAAGTGTTTCTGCATTCAACG AGGATGCCACTGATGTTGGAGAAACTCCAGAGAACATTCAACAGGCACAGGCAGCTCCTCACCCTCCCAAGCCTGGTGCTCAGGCTGAAG ATTTGCTGGTGCTGAGGCCAACGCCTCCAAGATCCATCACATCATACCAATGCATGCTCCAGTCAAACCTCCAGAACAAGTTCATGTGCATACCAGAGGGGTCATCAAAGATGAAGGACAAGAAACTTCTGGATGATATATACACGGAGCTCTTCATCATAGATGGGTATGATGTAGATGTCAACATGCAGCATGAGGTCAGGCACATTGAGATGGTATCAAGAAAACCGGAAGAAATGGCGAGATCTATTCAGCATAACAACATTTTCAAACACCCCTCTGGAGAAAACACACCAGTAAGAACAGTCCTGACCAGCGGGATTGCAGGAATCGGCAAAACATTCCTTGTTTACAAATTTATCCTGGACTGGGCTGAAGGAAGAGCCAATCAAGATGTGCATCTCACGTTCCCCTTCAACTTCCGCCAGCTGAATTTACTGAAGGGCAGAAAGTTTCGTTTTGCTGAGCTCATTCACAAATGCATCAAGGAAACCAAAGATATAGAAGAGGAGGCTCTTAATTACATCTTCACAAAACTACAGGCTTCAGGAAACACTAACTATGACAAGAGTAAATTCAAACTTCTGTTTGTGCTTGATGGGCTGGACGAAAGCCGCCTTCAGCTCGACTTCAGTGACGAGGAAGAACATTCTATTGATGAACCACTGCTGGTGAATGATCTGCTGGCACACCTCATCCAGGGGAAACTACTCCCTTCTGCtcgcctctggataaccacacgacccgcagcagccaatcagatcccccCTGAGTGTGTTGACATAGtaacagaggtcagagggttcactgacccacagaaggaagagtacttcaggaagagattcagagatgaggagcaggccGGCAGAATCATCTCCCACATCAGGAAATCACAAACCCTCCACGTCATGTGCCGCATCCCGGTCTTCTGCTGGATCACCGCTTCAGTTCTGAAGCAAATCGCAGGAGAAGATGAGAGAAAAGAAATTCCTCAAACTCTGACTGAGATGTATACAAAATTCCTTGTGTTTCAGATAAAGCAGACTGCCCTGAAGTATGACACAAATTGGAACACCAAGATCATCAAGTCACTTGCAAAGCTGGCTTTTCACCAGTTACAGAGCGGTAATCTGATCTTCTATGAGACAGACTTGAACAATAGTGGCATTCATCTTAATGAAGCATCAGTGTACTCCGGTGTGTTCACACAGATCTTTAAGGAAGACGATGGGCTGAACGAAAACAAGATGTTTTGCTTCGTGCATCTGAGCATTCATGAGTTTTTAGCAGCTGTTTTCGTGGTCCTGTCACTTTTAAATGACAAGAAGGATGTGCTGGGTAAACCGCAAACACTTTTCCaacatttaaagatgtttttcagAAAAGCATCTGGGACTGAGATCTGTATGAAAGCTGTGGACAAAGCCCTACAGAGTAAAAATGGCCACCTCGACTTGTTCCTCCGCTTCCTCTTGGGCCTTTCTTTAAAGTCAAACTGCGATCTCTTACAAGGCCTCCTGAAGCAAACAGATAGCAGCACAGAGACCAACCAGAAGCTGGTGAAGTATATCAAAAAGATGATCAGGGAGAATCCCTCCCCAGAGAGGTGCATTAACCTCTTCCACTGTCTAGGTGAACTGAAGGACAGTTCTCTAGTGGATGAGGTCCAGTGTTACCTGAGAACAGGAAGCCTCTCCACAGCCAGTCTCTCTCCGGCTCAGTGGTCAGCCCTGGtcttcatcttactgtcatcaGAAAAAGACCTGGATGTAtttgacctgaagaaatactcCAAATCAGAGGCAGTTCTTATGAGAATGTTGCCATTGGTCAAAGCCTCTACAACTGCACT ACTAGACCAATGCGAGCTCTCACACCTATCTTGTGAAGCTCTGGCCTCGGTACTCAGCTTGCGCTCCTCCAGTCTGACAGAACTGGACATGAGTAACAACAGCCTGCAGGATTTAGGAATGAAGCTGCTCTGTCGTGGGCTGCAGAGTCCAAACTGTGGACTGGAAAATCTGAA GTTGTCaagctgtgacatcacagaggGAGGATGTGCTTCTTTGGCCTCTACCCTGAGCTCTG AAGCTCATTGTCACAATGTGGGGCAATATTGCAGTCTAAGAAAGCTGGAGCTGAGTAACAACAACCTACAGGACGCAGGTCTAAAGTGGGTCTGTGTTGGATTGGAGAATCCCCATTGCAGACTGGAAACCCTCAG TCTCAGATGGTGTAACCTGTCGAAGAGAGACTGTGAACATCTGGCCTCAGTTCTCAGATCTAAGTCCTCCAGTCTGAAAAAACTGGACCTAAGTAGCAACGACCttcaggattcaggagtgagtTTACTCTCTTATGGACTGGGAAGTCTAAATTGTGGACTGGAAACACTAAG GTTGTCAGGCTGTCAGGTCACAGGTGAAGgttgtgcttctctggcctcagctctgagctccaacccctcccatctgagagagctggacctgagctacaACCATCCAGGAGACTCAGGGGTGCAGCTGCTCTCTGCTCGCCTGGAGGATCCACAGTGGAGACTGGAGACTCTCTG TGTTGATCATTGCGGAGAGTTCAGGATCTTGCCTGGGCACAGGAAAT ATGCCTGTGAACTCACTCTAGACTTGAACACAGCACAAAAGAAGCTCCACTTGTCCAACGGTGGCAGACAGGTGACAAATGTAAGAAAGGAGCAGCCATATCCCAATCACCCTGAGAGGTTTGAATACAGGTACCAGGTTCTGTGTACAGAGGGTGTGACTGGGTGTTGTTACTGGGAAGTGGAGTGGAAAGGACCAACATATATTGGAGTGACGTACAGAGGAATCCACAGGAAAGGACGGGAGGACAACTCTCTGCTCGGGTGGAACGACAAGTCCTGGTGTTTAGACTGCAACAAAAACACTGCTTGGCACAACGGAAAGGCCACAGTCACGTCTCCAACATCCTCCCTCAGGTCCAACAGGGTAGCAGTGTATGTGGACTATCCTGCTGGttctctgtccttctacagagtgTCCTCTGACACACTGATCCACCTCTGCACCTTCAACACCACGTTCACTGAACCCCTCTATCCTGCATTGATGGTTCTCGGCACATATTCATTTGCATTATTGTGTTAA